The following are from one region of the Oleomonas cavernae genome:
- a CDS encoding type II toxin-antitoxin system RelB/DinJ family antitoxin codes for MAAHNSILHIRVANETKERATAALNAIGLSMSDAVRLFLRRVVVDQALPLN; via the coding sequence ATGGCGGCTCATAATTCCATACTGCATATCCGGGTGGCCAACGAGACCAAGGAACGGGCGACCGCGGCCCTGAACGCGATCGGCCTGTCCATGTCCGATGCCGTGCGCCTTTTTCTTCGTCGGGTCGTCGTCGATCAGGCCTTGCCCTTGAATTGA